A genomic segment from Vidua macroura isolate BioBank_ID:100142 chromosome Z, ASM2450914v1, whole genome shotgun sequence encodes:
- the PIAS2 gene encoding E3 SUMO-protein ligase PIAS2 isoform X6 produces the protein MVSSFRVSELQVLLGFAGRNKSGRKHDLLMRALHLLKSGCSPAVQIKIRELYRRRYPRTIEGLSDLSAIKPAAFNLDSGSSPVEPDLAVAGIHPLPSTSVTPQSPSSPVSSVLLQDTKPHFEMQQPSPPIPPVHPDVQLKSLPFYDVLDVLIKPTSLVQSSIQRFQEKFFIFALTPQQVREICISRDFLPGGRRDYTVQVQLRLCLAETSCPQEDNYPNSLCIKVNGKLFPLPGYAPPPKNGIEQKRPGRPLNITSLVRLSSAVPNQISISWASEIGKNYSMSVYLVRQLTSAMLLQRLKMKGIRNPDHSRALIKEKLTADPDSEIATTSLRVSLMCPLGKMRLTIPCRAVTCTHLQCFDAALYLQMNEKKPTWICPVCDKKAAYESLILDGLFMEILNECSDMDEIKFQEDGSWCPMRPKKEAVKVSSPQCTKIESSSVVSKPCSVTVASEVNKKVDVIDLTVESSSDEEEDPPAKRKCIFMSEIHGSPTKGVLMYQPSTARVPSVTTVDAAATPPSLTDYPVPFHHPPISSISSDLPGLDFLSLIPVDSQQYCPPMFLDSLTSTSTSSTPGSIITSTSHHESSTHVSSSGRAEAGVITSSGGSAPDIISLD, from the exons ATGGTATCAAGTTTTCGTGTTTCTGAACTGCaagtgctgctggggtttgctggACGTAATAAAAGTGGGCGCAAACATGACCTCCTGATGAGGGCACTGCACTTACTGAAGagcggctgcagcccagcagttCAGATCAAAATCCGAGAACTCTATAGGCGTCGGTACCCAAGGACGATTGAGGGACTGTCGGATTTATCGGCTATAAAACCTGCGGCGTTCAACTTGGACAGCGGCTCCTCTCCAGTCGAGCCTGACTTGGCTGTCGCGGGCATTCACCCACTCCCTTCCACTTCAGTCACGCCTCAGTCTCCATCCTCGCCTGTCAGTTCTGTGCTCCTCCAGGACACTAAGCCCCACTTTGAgatgcagcagccatcccctcCGATTCCGCCTGTTCATCCTGATGTTCAGCTGAAAAGCTTACCTTTCTACGATGTGCTCGACGTGCTCATTAAACCCACGAGTCTAG tACAGAGCAGTATTCAGAGGTTCCAGGAGAAGttttttatctttgctttaacacctcagcaggtcagagaaatcTGTATTTCCAG GGACTTTTTGCCTGGAGGCAGGAGAGATTACACAGTCCAAGTTCAGCTAAG GCTATGCTTAGCAGAGACAAGCTGCCCTCAAGAGGATAATTATCCTAATAGTTTGTGCATTAAAGTAAATGGGAAGCTGTTCCCATTGCCA GGATATGCTCCACCACCAAAAAATGGAATTGAACAGAAGCGACCTGGGCGTCCCTTGAATATCACGTCTCTAGTTAGGCTGTCATCAGCAGTGCCAAACCAGATTTCCATCTCTTGGGCTTCTGAAATTGGAAAG aatTACTCCATGTCTGTGTATCTGGTTCGCCAGCTCACCTCAGCTATGCTTTTGCAGAGGTTGAAAATGAAAGGTATCAGAAATCCTGATCATTCCAGAGCACTAA ttaAAGAAAAACTAACTGCAGATCCTGATAGTGAGATTGCCACAACCAGTCTGCGGGTCTCTCTGATGTGTCCT ctgggaaaaatgAGACTGACAATCCCATGCAGGGCTGTGACTTGCACACACCTGCAATGTTTCGATGCTGCTCTTTATCTTCAAATGAATGAAAAGAAGCCTACCTGGATCTGCCCTGTCTGTGACAAAAAGGCAGCTTACGAGAGCCTGATACTAGATGG cctCTTTATGGAAATCCTTAATGAATGTTCTGATATGGATGAGATCAAATTCCAGGAGGATGGCTCCTGGTGCCCCATGAGGCCAAAGAAGGAAGCTGTGAAAGTGTCAAGTCCACAGTGCACCAAAATAGAAA GTTCCAGTGTTGTTAGCAAACCATGTTCTGTGACAGTGGCCAGTGAGGTGAACAAGAAGGTTGATGTTATCGACTTGACAGTAGAAAGCTCTTCCGATGAAGAAGAAGATCCTCCAGCCAAAAGGAAGTGCATATTTATGTCTGAAATACACGGGAGCCCAACCAAAGG GGTTCTCATGTATCAGCCATCTACTGCCAGAGTGCCCAGCGTGACGACGGTCGATGCTGCTGCTACTCCTCCTTCATTAACAGACTACCCAGTACCATTCCATCACCCACCAATATCCAGTATTTCATCAGACTTGCCAG GTCTGGATTTTCTTTCGCTAATCCCAGTTGATTCACAG CAGTACTGTCCTCCTATGTTTTTGGATAGTCTCACCTCAACCTCAACAAGCAGCACGCCTGGCAGCATCATCACCTCCACCAGCCACCACGAGAGCAGCACACACGTTAGCTCCTCGGGCCGGGCCGAGGCCGGCGTCATCACcagcagcggcggcagcgcgcCCGACATCATCTCCCTGGACTGA